The Heteronotia binoei isolate CCM8104 ecotype False Entrance Well chromosome 6, APGP_CSIRO_Hbin_v1, whole genome shotgun sequence genomic sequence AAGCAGTTAACAAGAACTTCTCTAGAGAAGCAGGTGGTTGGATCCACGTATTTTGAAGCCTCTGGGGTTCAGGACAATTCCTAAACATCAACTTTCTTTGCAGTGGTGAGGCTTCTGTCACCCAGATTTCCCTTTATGGCAGCTGTTGGGCAACCAGCTCAATCCCAGTCAAGCCATGGCAACATTCAGTATCCCTGTGATTCCCTGACTTATCCTGTCAAAAACACAGCAACCCAAATCCTCTTTCAACTGCCTGGGGTACAGAATCTCCTATTCATTCTATTTGTGATGACCCTTCAACATGCTTTAGGCAATTATGCCCTGAACATAGCAAGTGGGAGTAAATTTGGCTGAAATTActggacttacttctgagcaatgtaaacaaaggttgagtccagtggcatctttaagaacaacaaagttttattcaaggtataagccaggggtggccaaacttgcttaacttaagagccgcctagaataaacatcagatgtttaagagctgcaaggaagCAAGGGAGGCAAAAGGGTGGGGGTAgaggtggaaggagggaggagggagggagaggtgaaaagaaagcaactttctttacatgcattctccaggctggctggtttggcttggagaagtgatttaaagagacaaatgccttcccttcatcaaGCCAGCCAacacagtgagagccagtttggtgtagtggttaagtgtgcggactcttatctgggagaaccgggtttgattccccactcctccacttgcacctgctagcatggccttgggtcagccatagctctggcaaaggttgtccttgaaagggcagctgctgtgagagcactctctagccccacccacctcacagggtgtctgttgtgggggaggaaggtaaaggagattgtgagccgctctgagactcttcggagtggagggcaggatataaatccaatatcttcttctttgagaGAGTCAcaaagtatgtgtgaaagagccacatgtggctcccaagtcacagtttggccacccctggtataagtttttgtgtgcaagcacacttcttcagatacaatgaaatggaaattaccagtccatacatataggtagagggtgagcagtaaattagcatacagcataatgaaaatgtttaaggaacaaacaggaataacaagcttagtttatatggttactatttgtttgggtttaattacTGGGGAATAAATATGCCAAAAATTGAAGATTTATGGGCAGATGTATACTTCATtgagaatgctgagagtaattaacggAGACCCTGCCATTAAGCTACATcttctcctctcaagcatggaggcaacCTTACTGCatcatcttctttgaagtggggcaacTGGCTGTGTAGTTATatcccctgtccccagaccagagaaatacattccaatctaccattccaaattgcattacattctactattcattatgttgcattacaatctactattctaatctattattccaaataagaaatccttatgggggattggtgagaatacagatgtaaggattAGCATacgtagtgagataagaaaccaatatccctgttaagtcctggggattccattgttctgagagTTACaataacttgcaactcagcaatttccctttctagtctaTTCCAGGCTTGTAGCCAGAAAACTTTaagtggggggggcagggaataaaattgtaggtggaggggccctggggcccaaaatgacattacacacttttttaaaaagataaataaaaAAGGAGAGTGGCTGCGGCAACAAGGGCAGCGagagtggtggggagagcagggcagcaagagcagcagggagagtggAGGTAGAGAGAGCAGCAAGAGCGCAGGGGCAGCAAAGAGAGCGGGGAGATCAGTGACAGCAAGAGCAGTGAGGAGACCGGCGGAGAGAACAGGGCAGCGAGAGCAcagggagagcagcagccagTGTGTGGCGGCAAGAGCAGTGGTGGCGAAAGCAGCAGGTAAAGAGGAACCATGCAGGTGGAGGGGGGTTGGGTGGAAcggtcttcccccctccccgagccacccatagctacgggcctggtctGTTCCTAAGGTTAGGACTGGGATGCCATGCACACACTGTGGCTTGTCCCTGTCTTGTCCTTTCCCTGTCTTGTCCAAATCATTCCTAGGTACCTACCCCTCAACCCAGCGTACAGATGCTCTGTGGAAATCCCATTGCTATATTCAATTGTACACTGACTGGCCTCTAGCTGGATAATGACATCAGCAAAACCAGGCCACCCACAGTCAGTGCTGGGATCTCTATCTACTTAGCGCTCTGTGTATACATACAGGGAAAAACACGACTCTATAAATTAAACAaaaagggtggggagagaatTCTCAGGCCCATGAGAATTAAATATGCTCCAGAAGGAACAGAGTATTGAGGATAGCAGAGCATCAGTTACACAGAAAAGAAGAGTGGATAAACCAATCACCTGAACTTCCGAGAGCATACAGGATCTGGAAAGAGGAATGTGTAAGAAAACAGAAAATTCATccgaaataaataataaatcatccTAATTTTTTATCAGTTTTAGAGATTAAAGGGCACACTTAATATTAGTAACTAATGGGATATAAACATATAAGTGGATGAAACATCAACACATAGTTCAACACACACGCATAATTGTCACAGACCACTACTAGGAccccttccaaagtggctatatTTGAATGGGCCTTTGGAAAGCATCCTGTAAAAGAAACAGAGCCTACTTCCTGCACCGTAAACGTCTAAAGTGCTAAAGGAACACCTCCGAGCATGTAcagccctgcctttcttcccagtaaGAAGGGCCACTTTGTACAAGTGAAAATTCACTCCACAATAATTACTGCCATTCCAGGTAGGAAGTGAGAATGTTCTCTGGCACACATCATGAGGCACGCGCAACTGTTCTGCCCTGTAGCAAGATACACAAATGCATCCAGCAACCATGATGCAACTGCACGGGAGAAGCCTACGGTTTCCTTGACAAAGGCGACTTCCGTGTAGAAAATTCACCAGGTGTGAAGCAGCATTAACCAGGCACCAGTGCTGAGGGCATGACCTGCAGGCAGGGGAGTGCCTGCATTTCAGAAGTTGAGCACCAACTGCAACATCCAGTTCCCCCAACCCCTTCGATAATTCTCCAGTCGCCCTCGAGGCCTTCTTATTATGGCCGCCGCCTCCACTCTTGCCCCCTGCACACTTACTTGAGGAAGTATCTCTGGCCTGTGTGCGTGAGCGCCATCTCCCAGCCAGGAGGTAGCGGCAACTCGTCGGTCACGTCGTAGgactgctggcggaggtgagcgtGCTGTTGAGCCGAGCTCGGAGTGGCTCCAGTCCCGGCACCGAGCTGCAAGGAGGCGGGCGAAGAGTGCGAGCGAACGTGGTGGACCCCGGCAGCAGCGCTGCTCAGTCGGGGCGGGTGGCTGCCCGAGTCGGTGCTGGATTGCCTAGAGTGCGATCCCGAGTCCGGCTCCTTAAAAAAGGATTCGGGCAGGATTTTTTTCCTCCACGAGCTGGGCTTCGGGTTCATCACCGAGTTGAAGAGAGCCTCGAGATCCGTGTCCAGATTTTGGGTGACATGGATCACCTGCTGTCCCGGCGGGGGAGGGACGGATGCAGGGTTCATTTTCCCACCTTGCGCTGGCAGGACTTTGACTGCAAGAAGCCCTTGCAGAGAAACAGAGCGGGAGGGTCAGGATCTCACCTTCTCAAAAACGCCCTTCCAACTTCTAACCTCCCTCCCCGCCCGTCCTCCGGCAAATAGTTACTCGACAGAAGAGTCAAAAGATACAAGAGAACTCCCTCCTCCTCCGAGACAGAAGGCACTCAACCAAGGAACCAAAAAATTCTTCGGGCCGCTTTTCCAAAGGCCCAGCAGCAATCCCAAGAcagcctccccttcccttctccgAATTTATCTTTATCTCACAGGATCTCCGAAAGCAGATGAAGCACGTCCAAGTCAGGCCCCGACGGAAAGTTATGCAATCCACCCCCCTCCCGCAACTTTACAGACTTATTCCAATTCACCCTAAGAAGGCAGTTCCTTTAAAGGACGCAGGAAAAGTTCTCCGCTTCGCGGCTGTCACGGGAGGGAGGGCTCACTTGCTGCCGGAATTCCAAAGCGGCCTGGGGCGCCAGCGAGTAtcggaggaaggggaggggggggggggctgaacgtTCTGACTTAGAACGCTGGAGGGTCGGCGAAAGTTCTGATTTAGAACGTTGGTGTTTCCTCGGTTGCTGCAGCCTTCGTTTCCAGGCCTGCCCGACGCTTCCTCCCGCTGGGGTCGAGCAAAGAAGAGCGATCAGGCTCGAAAGTGTTTGATCTGTCAGCCTTTCTTTAAAGGCGGCCAAATCCGCGAATGGGTGGGGGAGTTTAATATTTTCTTTCCCCCCTGCCCTTTTTACATACCCATCCTCCGGCTCTTGAATCCCTAACTACTTTCcgcggaggaggcggcggcaaCAGCGACTGCTCTCGGACTATCCCAAACAAAGTTACCCAAAACTCTCAGAGTTAGGGCGGCGCAGAAAGTTTGGCAGCTGCATTATTCATGAGCTCAGTGTCTGGGACCGGCCCGATTACACGCTACACCCACTGCTAGTCCTCCCACGGCTTCGCTGAGAGCCAGACCCTCCTGGATTTTCAGCCGGGCAAGAGGAGCCTCCTGGGGGTGGGTGAAGGAAGTTTTCGGGATTCTCAGGCGGAAATCGGCTCCGGCAAGGCGAGCGTCGCCAGCCTTTCTCCGCGGTTCCTTTGGGGCTGCTGCCCCTACAAGGGAGTACAATGTTGAAGATTTTATCCGGGTCCGTATCGCCTGACTTTCAGTTCCAACTAAGGGGATGATCAGATTCGCTGCATCTACCTGCTCCCCTAAAGTTATAGCATCCCCCACAGTTAAGACTTTTTTTGAAAAAGACCAGTTCAATGGGGCTTTCAAACTAGTATGATATGAGCACTCTAGACACAAACGGCAGGCTCCCGGTCAGTCAGAGGGCTCGATCACTACCTACATGTGAGAATGCTTGTCTGCTTTCTAAGAGGAATACTCTCAGGCTGGCGCAATCATGCAACTTTCCACAGGATCTTGAAGAGGAAGATACCAGTGTAGAGTGATAGCACTGCTTTGGTTAGCTATGGTGCCACTACAAACATCACGTTAAAAGCAAAATAAGTAAACCCCAaacaccaccccctccccaaatgccttCTATTCATAGCCCATCAAAAGTCCTGGCAAATAAGCGGGACTTGAGGGGCCTCGCCTCCCCATTCCATAGACAAGATAGAAGAGGGCTGGACTGTGGTTGAGGCCAGGTGATAGCCTGAAGACTATAGTTGGCACACAAGAATATACACTGAAGGAGTCTGTCTGCTATGTGGGTCTCATGCTCTGAAGGGCTTTAGGAGCAcctggaattgaactcagaaacGATATAGCAGCCAATGCAGCTGTTTCAGAATGTACAAAATATGCTCTTTTTGGCTAACTCCTGGCAGTAGTTGGGGTGCTCTACACAGAATTAGGGCTGGATTGAGCCTCAGTCCCCTACTAAACCTGTTACTTTAGTTTCTATCGTAGATTAACATCTACAGTTGAATTTTTGGTTCTGTGTCTCAGGAGGCTGCTGATGCTGTGGCCTTCTGGTACTGATAACCCtgtacatgatttttgccttagaGGATGTTTATACATTCCAGGAGTTAGTGGAGCCACAATTAACATTTAATTAGTCAAGAGTATCAGAACCTAGTTTCCAGGACTGAGAGCTTCCTGGCTCCAGAGACAGAAAGGAGGGATTTGGGTTGGTACATTGGGTCAGTTCCAGTTTGTCCTGCATCATATTTACCACATCTATACATTAGTAATTATGTTAGCAGCTGTAGGTCCAAGAAAGATATATACCTCTGGTTTACTTATGGTTGGGGCCGTTCATCAAAGCCACATGTTGACACTGGGCCTTGGTGTGTAGCCAGAATATATTCCCTAACTTACAGTGAGTGTACAAAGTATATTTCTTTATATATTCTGAGTGAATCTTTACTACTTGGAATCTAATAAGCTGAATTCACAAAAGAGCACTGgcttgtctctctctttctctctccccctagcAAGGAATGTTGTCCAGCCAGCCCTACACTCCAAATTGGAATTTGGGTCTGGGAACTGGGACGTTCCCCAGCACTATACTCTGGGCCAGCTTCAGTTTCCAGGCTGTCTTCCAGAGAAGCCCCCCATGCAAAGcatgttacagtaatccaaccatgAGTTTACATAATCATAGATCAGCATGGCCCAATGGGCTGAGTCTAAAAAAAGGAGAACGGTGGTGAACAGGACCCAGCTGacagattttggccactgtgccaaCCAGTTTTTCAAATGGCAAGGCTGGGTCTATGGGCAGCCCCAAGCTCTTAACCTGCTCTGTAAAAGCTAGCTCCACTCCATCCAGGCCAAGCATTGCCTCAGCTTCATCTGGATTCATCTTGTTCAGTCTCAGCCATCTAACCATGGCCTCAAAGCACCTATTCAGAACCAGCATGGATTCATCTGTAAGTTGGAAATGAAATACAGAAAAGGTGGTCATCAGCATTTATGAATAATACCCAATCCCAAAACTCTAAATGATCCAATTCAGCAGCTCACTGTGATACTCTACAGTACAAATCCCACCCAGTTGATTCTGCTGCTCTGGTGAACATTCTTTGTGCTCGATCACGCAGAGAAAAGAGAAACCACCAAAAGGCTACTTGAGAGAATCAAAGCGAGGGGGCCCTTGCTGACATTATTCACAGAATCCATCCTCTCTCATGGGTGCATGAGAGGACCCTAGCTCTTTCCCTCTCGCTCCCTTACAATGTACACTGaaatgaaaataaacaaaagtccagtagcacctaacatttactccagcataagctttcatgggtcaaaactcacttcttcagaagctTTGAAGATATTATTTTCCAcatttttgtgaggaaaacagaagggaaggagggaaaaggaaGGAGTTGAGGGCAGAGAGACCACTGGCATAAATTCAGTCTTCTGTCTTTCAGGTATGATTCTCTATGTAAGACACAGTAACACAATAAGTTGTTATGCATAATTAAAGTAGTCTGAAGTTCTAGTTTCTCTTCATGGGGTGCAAATAAAGAGAAGTGCAATGACCCCAGTTATTGCAGTGGatggaaaaaaaccccacaaactcATGGAAGTCCTATGATATGATATCCTTCACCTGGTAAATACTAACTAATAACACTACTAATTTAAGTACTTCACTTAGAAAACAATCTCTGCTCCACAAAATGCATTTACCTCATCCACCATAGCTTATGAATGACACGATTATAGATACTTCGGGGTCTGTAGGCTAGAATGGCTAAAGACAGAATGGGTGAATATATGATACTGCCCGTTTACTTTGACCAACAGGAGTTTCTCCAGATTCCAGGAGAAGATCTCTTTCTCTGTTGTTacttacattttattttaactgGATATGTCAAGGACAGAACCTGTGAGGGTCCGTGTGAAAAGCATCTAATTTGCAGAGCTCAACCATGCTGTTCCAAAGCAAAATGCTGAAACAACAGCCATGCAATACCTTTTATTAAGACTAACctaaaaataatacaaaattgTGTGCAAGCTTTCAAAGTTACTAGGGAGTCTTCATcatgccagattttttttaaggtgtggggggggggggcggtttgctgGTCTCAATAAGATGTATTCACATGACTTTGACCAGTCAAATGTTAGTGTGAATCCCATCATAAATCTTTCAGTCGTGATTCTCTGTGTAAGGAACTAGAACAGGTCCATCTGCAGCATGTAATACTATACAAGGTAGAGAATTACATACAAATAATTAATGCAGGTCATGCAATTGCCTCATTTACACCAATCCAATGTAAGACAGATCGCACATAATTGTTTATTACCTGTTCTGATGACTGACTCATGCAAGGCATTTTCCTCTACTCGAGCAGTCCCAACTTGTTTTGGCCACGCATTGCATGAATAACAGCATATATAAAAGTACATTTGTATAGAAAGCTGGCAATAACTCCTACCACCACAGAGGCATTTTTTGCAGGTTCCCTGTCTAAACGTTATACTATTTGAGGACATCCACTGAACAGTTTGGGCGAAGGAGGTTGTGTGAACCAGAAAATCATGCTCCTTGTTTAACATAGCAATTTTCACCAGAGGCTCCTGTTACTTGCTTATAAACATCAGCATCAACCAGCAATTATGGAATGAGGAATGTTTCCTCCACATAATGGAGTAGCAGATTGCTCAAGGATTACCCAGAAATGGCATGAAATCATATATACTGTGTAAGTTTTTCTTGATCCTTATGGATCAGGGGGGAAAAAGGGAAAACATTTTGGTCACCAATGCAAATAAAAGTGTCGCAAAAATATTATGCAGAAGGCAGCTCTTCATAGTTAGAAAAACTCAGGTGCTCAGCTAATTAATTTACATCTGGCTAAAGTAGATGACAATTACGCTAACTAGCATTAGACAGCATTATAAGGATAACACCCAAGCAAGTTCAGCCTGTAAACACTGCCTCAAGATCCAGGCACAGGAAAGAGTTTTGACTGAGATGCTCTGTTGTTTTTTTGAATGGTGCTGTCCATAACTCCATCATGTTTACTGAGGTGACAAACACTATTTGATGTTACGAACTATTCGCCTAcaatgatttgttttcatttcccccaGAGCCTGTTCCAGTTGCTGAATCAGATGGAGCAATGTAGCAGGATCAGTTTGTAATATTTGGGCAGTCTGGCTTCCATTCTGTTCAAGGTGCAGTTTTAAAGTCACAACTGGCTTAATCTGTTGTCTTAGACTTCTGCTGGCAAGCTGTTTGGAGATGTAAGTAAGAGCAGTGGGATTAAAAACAaagatttaaaaggaacacaataAAACAGAAATATATGCAATTCAAGGCATACAGAATTCAACAGTATTTATAGAAAAATATGTACCGGCTTCTCCATTTTAAATTAGTGCACAATATTCATTTATTCAAACCATTATATATCATTGTTCCAAAATTTAAagaggcttacaaaataaaaaaaaaatttaaaaccgcAGATAACAATAAAAAGATATCCACTAAACAGCTGACACTGAATCTGTAATTCAAATCTATTAAGAAGCCAGATTTTAAAAAGTTGTAGATTTGCATTTTAgctattgttgattgtttttttaATAGTATATAAATTTGTAGATATGTTTTAACCTATTGTATTCTGTCTTATGTCCTCCCTTGTGGGTGAAAGATGGGCTAAAAGTGCCCtagatataaatcaaatctcaTCATCCTCTAAATTGTTGTAATTTCCATTATATGTAGCTGGTGATTTCTGGAAAATTTATGTTCCCAGCATACCAGACATCCCAGAACGCCTGACACTAAAGCATTAATTTCCAGGAAGGTACTTCAGAcaaagaggagaagaggagggcAAAAAGAAACAGAGGAGTGCTAAAAGAATTTTTCTTCCCATTAACTGCTTTCTACCACCGTCACTACCCATCAACAGGTTATATAttttagatggtatatgactctaaAGGACATTGAGAAAGGAGATTAAAAACTACAAAGGAGAATGCTAGAAATGTCAAGCCATCGTACACCCTTGACCGAAGACATAGATGCaactttcatatgtggtggacttgtaaaaaaccAAAAATATATTGGAAAGGAATACGCAAAAAATGCAGAACATATTAAAGTTTAAATTTTCAATGGAAGCCAAGAGTATGCTTTAAAAACTTTAAGAAAAGATATTCAAATACAGGGTGACAGCAGCTAGAACTGTTTACACAGCAAAATGGAAATGTttagaaaaatgggaaaataaacttgctgaaCATGCAACGGTAACATTAACAATTTATCTGAAAAACAGGTCTATTGCAAAATTGCAGAAGAGATGGAGCACACTCTATATATGTGTATGGGTGAGATATAGATACATTATGTGTATTATGCTAGTAGAAGACAAAGTGAGAAAATATATACAAATGTATGGTAATGtaaaagtagaattaaaatctgTTTCAAATGTAATGAATACAAATGGGCTCTTGGTATATATAATAGACTTTATTTTGTCCCTTGATATGTTACTTATCTACTAAAGGTTCTATGAATATGCAGTAgtggcaaaaatatgtaatacTGAATACACAGTAATGATGAAACTAATGATGTAGTCGAAGTAGATTAGTTAATGAAGTTTGAAACATAAATGTTGAATACAATCGTACCCCAAAAGATCTACGAACTATTGTATTTTATAGAAAACACCTTAAAATTACAATGAAGGGGATGTAAGggaaaatattttctgttttttacACTTTGCACTACATGATTGTCTTTGACAAACACAATTATGCTGTATAAACCCTTTTTCTTTGTATaacccctttttctttctttctcttttctgtaTCCCCATTGTCTTTCTaacttaataaataataataagcagGTCACATACACTTAGGTGGTGCAATAATGCAAAGGAGGGGAAAGGGGAATTTTTATCTAGCTTAGATGCCAGAGACGAATTTAGCTGCTTATCTCATTCTGAAGACAGACACATTGAACTGTTTAAGCTTGTACTCCAAGCCACAGGcttacaagaagaagaattgcagatttataccctgcccttctctctgaatcagagactcagagtggcttacaatctcctatatcttctcccccaacaacccacccctgtgaggtgggtcgggctttcaaggacaacctctgccagagctatggctaacccaaggccattccagcaggtgcaagtggaggagtggggaatcaaatcctgctcttccagataagagtctacgctcttaaccactactccaaactggctgtctATATCAGCCTCTCTACTAATGACTAAATCCACCCTAAGGAAGACTATGAATTGATCAACTGATTACAAAAGGACTTGCTCATCTATTGTGATCCATAGTTCGCTGTTTGGACAGCTACAGCTATCATAGCTTCATAACTGGCTTCATGCTACTATGAGGCCTTCTACAGGAAGTAGAAGGGGAAGAGAGGATCGGAAGGAAATCATGCTTCCTTATTTAGAAAAAAATTGTCATGCTGGCAAGGAACTGCTTGTGGCACAACGGCTGTGCCTCTTGGAGTGGATTTTCTCCTGGCACACAACTATGTATGTGTATGGGTGAGGTGTGGATACATGCTTGGCTCTAGAATAGCCTGAACAGTTTAGTCACCAATCCCTTCTTTTTCCTGGTTGAAATAAAAAGTAGTCTGCAAGCTGGACCTTTGGTTTGCTCTTGTTACAACcaatcttttttcttaatttagtTTCTGAATTTTTATTATACAATGTTTTTAGCAGCAACTTATTAAGTGCTCTTATATGCTTTCTAAAAGTTTGCTTTGCATGAAGTGTATCAGCAGTGACAAATTACTGTCTCAAAAGAGATGTGCTAGATCCAACACAACATGAGACAGCAGTCCCAACAGAACCAGATGGTTGTTGTGCTGACAGAAGTAGTATGGAGACAGGGATGGAAAATTCACGAGAGGATTAAAAAGAACTCCTTAAAAATTGGACCAGTTTCAAATACAGGCAAGCCTGCACTAAGTGTGCTCCTTCGAACTGGCAAGTCACATGACAACCAATTAAGCTGATCGCTTTCTAAGTGCTCTTTTATAATCATAGGCAAAAACTTGTACAAGCAACAATACTGCCTCAATCACTTTGAAGCTGCAACCTTTAACTTGCACTTCATTGTGACAAAACTAACTAAAAGAAGCTTGTGAATATTTACTAAGAAGGCAGGCTTACCTGTACATCTAGACGCCATTCAAGACTGTGATAACTAGGAAGCTTTGGTGCCAGCTCACTCAAAATACTTCTGATCTCTTTTCTGTTGTCAAGATACAGCTGAAGTAGTAAGGCATTCAGTTCTTCAGAGAATCCCAGTATAAATACAGTGTCTTGGAAATCTATCTCAGAAATCTAGAAATTAATTACAAGCAATATTAGCTCTCAGCTGCGTTAATGGTATTTTTCTTATAACCTCTGCATCACTTGCTCTGGCTTACTGTAAACTATGCCTTAATGAAAGGAAATATTAAATTACTGGATTGGCTCCATCTAGGGGTTTTTTCACTCATCCCCACCCAATTCCCCCTCATCTACCACCCCATCTCCAAATGGCTTTTGTCCATCCAGATCCAATGATCCCCATTATAggacatggctcagtggtacagcatctgcttagtGTGGAGAAGGTctgaggttcaatcccctgcatctccaggtaaaaggatcaggtcctgagaccctggaaagccactgccagtcttagtagacagtactgtccttgatggaccaacagtctggttcagtataaggcaacttcatgcatACTCATTTGTATTCAaaatggctgcatcagagggCAGATTCTATAGCATTGCATCCCCATCATAGCCTTTTTCGTGGTTAAAAGGGACcatccttccttttctttcagtCAAAAAGTCGGTTGGATTCAGCCAACTGGCTGAAAGATACTAATACGAAATGGCAAAAGGAGTTCTAGAGACTGAGGACTACACCTCTGCAAACATAATGTGCTATCAGTTCGCAGCATGTATTACACTGTTGCCACTGCATAGTTTTTATTAAATACCATTCTTCATTCTATTTCTACTCAGTATCATGCCAAATATGCTATGCTTATTAAAATGTCTATATTCCTAGTATATAGTTATTAGAGATCTCTTCATATTGATTGTATTGATATACATGGTGTAATCCCttttgagtttcagtgagaaaggcagagtataaaaagAGCAAATAAATACATAACCAAAGGGACTCTCATTGACTATTTTAATCATATGTCTAGTCCACAGCAATGAAGACCAAGAGAGTAACAGTAATCCTAGCAGTAAACTTGCTAAATGCACAGGAAAAAATTATTCCAGCTTGCTCCTGTGTCTTTTAAAACAGTTTACTTACCTCATTATAGCCCACCGTTCTTACCAAGAATGACTCAAAATGACTTACAATACATCATTCTCCACTCTGCCATTTTATCTCGCAACAACCTTCTGAGGTTGGTTTGGCTGCAGAGGTGTATAGCtgggtccaagat encodes the following:
- the COMMD2 gene encoding COMM domain-containing protein 2 translates to MLLVLSEEHKEHLRFLTQVESSVVSEFGRIVMEFLRKGRNPKIYEGAARKLNVSSETIQHGIEGLTYLLTESSKLMISEIDFQDTVFILGFSEELNALLLQLYLDNRKEIRSILSELAPKLPSYHSLEWRLDVQLASRSLRQQIKPVVTLKLHLEQNGSQTAQILQTDPATLLHLIQQLEQALGEMKTNHCRRIVRNIK